ccCGCGCGCTGACTGCCTGTCGTCATGGAAGACGTGACCGTTCAACCGCGCGCTCATCTCGCCATCGGCCGCCAGTGGAAATCGCGTTCCGTTCTGCTTCTGCCCAACTTTTCCAGGGAAAaagtatctctctctctccacttaTTCCATTCCATGTCTTTTTgatcgatttttttaaataaagggaAAATAGCGTAAATATAGTATATAACtcaatcagaaaagaaaaaaacaaatattccgTAAGTGTATACAGCCGCCGGTGCTATTATATGACGCCGTCAGTTCCCAACCAACCGCGAAatctccaaaagaaaaaaagggccccGCGTTATTGCCAATGTTTTTTGACAAGCCAGTCGAGCGAAACCCCGCGATTGATCACCGCTCtctggcgtgtgtgtgtgtgtggtataGAGTTATTACatcatctctctctcgagCTATATACAGATGCGTGGGCCACAATGAGCTCTGCAAAAAAAGCCAAGTTATTACATTTATtccaataaatatattttttgttttgtatttttgttttgcctcCAGCTGCCAGTtagatttattattgaaaaatccAATTCCAATATCGCAGCGCTTCCGGTTGCAGAGGTCCGGCAGCACTTCACCAATTGAATTGTGTGTACAGAGAATCAATCAAAAAGTCAACCTCAACTAccgaaaaacttttatttttattcttttccaattttttagaaatttcatatttttaaaagttagaccgataaaaaaaaaactattttagaaaacagggaaaaaatgtttttgaaaaaaaaattctttcgagGACATGTGCTTCACATCGTGTACCCAACAGCTCCCAGCTCGGGAAAAGAATGTCAACAATtttttggaaacattttttctgttCCGCAGCCCCCgcctgagctgctgctgctgctgctgccctttatttttttgtggttgCCTTATTTGAATGcgcgttccctttttttccgaaATAGATTTTTACCGGGACCCGTCGCTCTCCTCCTTTTTGGTTTCTCATTTCGTGTTGTATCCGAGAGTCGCGTTCCGGAATGATTCGaaacgcgcgcgcgcgcgcgtttttttttattttttttctcccgtggGCTAtatagtcccccccccccctcttctttCGTGCAACTGTCTCTCTGGCGTTTCTCATCATCGGGACGGAATGTCGTTGTCGGCCATCTTCTCATTTCCTTTCGTCTAGCGATCCGAGACTCACGAGGGGACATCATTCGACAATCGACCGTGTTTCTTCCTGTTTTCTTCCTGCGCTGCACAAGAGAAAGGGAAGGAGGGGGGGGCGAGACTcttatgttttgtttctcaAATGACGTCATTCCTCAAACGACTTTCATCTATTCGAGAAGGGACTGGCTTATGTAATTTTAACTGCGGGGACTACATATTAttaccgctgctgctgctggcagcGTTTCATTAGCATACCTTGAACGGGGGGGCGAAAAAATTCAGAGATAAAATGATTCTCCCTTGAGGAGAATCATTCTGTTCACATGTGTGTGACTTTTGTGTGTATACATATCTTTAacatttatttagttttttaaatgataactttttttttatttagcctCCACCCGTGGCTCCGGGACCGGTCATTCAACACGATGGTCCCGTCATGCAGCTGAGCGGCAAAGGACTCCTAGTTCCAGGCTCCTGGAAGCGTCGCTACTGCGTCCTGGACGGCCGTCGTCTCTACTACTATCAGCTCAACggggtaaataataataataaatagccAAACGTATCTAAAGAGCAGAGCGCCAGCAGACGAAGCTCTTCATTGTTCCAACACCTCTCGGATTTGTTCTGGGTTTCCCCCCTTCTAATGAAAACGTGTGGGAGCTGGGAGGGAAGTAAGAAATAAGGTGACGACGAGATCCTATTTTTGACTTCCGGCTTCTCTCTCGTCCCGCTGCCTCGTCTCAGCTGTGCGGGTTAGAAAACAGCAGCAACGGGAAGTTGTCTAGAAATCAACGCCTTCCTTATCTTATAGCTGATGTGAACTGCGGGAGAATGAGAAACCCCCAAAACCGCGCTGATTTCGTGCCCATAATAAGGAAATCGAAAGAAAGTAGACTGACAACTTATAACGGCATCGTTTATTTAGTCTAACAGTTTTAGATTAGCCAAAACTCGACCGGTTTTTATTATTCGTGTTGGCACACTtctcggaaattttttttttttttttgtgtacaTAAATTAAATAACGCGTGGTTTTGATCTGGTGATttcactcttttctttttgttgttgttttgtccaTTTAAGGAAAATCAGGGTCATCTGCATTACCGTGACAAGACGAGTCACTACGTCGACCTGGACAACTACGACATTTGCGAAGAAGCCAAAGGCATCAAAACCGCTTCAAATGTGTTAGTCATCAGCTCGTCAGAGATCgagaaatcttttttcgaCACGGTATGAACAATCTAATCCAACTATacgtatataaataaatgtatacaCGTATTATTTATACAATGACTTGTGCCGATTTCTCTTTCTACTCCCTAGATGGGCATATAAACTTTTgactcacgtttttttttcttttcttttcataatACAGGGGCGGCTGTACCTGTCGGCCGAGACTGCCAAAGAAATGAACGAGTGGATCAGTCAGATCCGGTCGGCCATGTCGGCTCTGCGAAACGGCCCAGCCAAGGCTCAGCCTCCTCCCAAGAGCTCGTCCAagtcggctgctgctgatgtatCGACATGCTCCACTGCTGAGGTTAGctttctcttccttttctctttctccagcACAGTGCACATTTGAACGCATCGCCGAGAATCACACCCGTCACGCAAGACGAACCCATTAGAATTCTAGAAAAAAcggtggggggaaaaacaaTAAGCAAACAGTGTCGAGCTAGCCCCATGTGCGGGACAGATGCGCAAAAGGAGACCCTCGCCGGCcctttttgtttcaatgtGAATCCACTCCCCAAACGGACACATTCCTCGGGGTAATCGAGTCACGTAACGTGTGTCTAAGCTGTGAATCCGTGCAGCGGTTGTTATTTCAGAGTGCGTTCCTTTTTCCGTCCGTGTGGGAGCCACaccctcgtcgtcgtccattCTTAATGGCTATTATAACGTCATTTCTCTATCATAGACGCTCTTTTTCTATATGAACGCCGATCAAAAATCGATGGCCGGTGGGAGGTTACACGATCGGAGCGCGTGAGATGGATGTCGAATCGCGATGATGGATCTCTACTACTACCCCacgctctttttttaaatcgatatTTAATTGACGGGGGGGGCAactcaagagagagagagagagagtccgcCGGAAGGGGCCACACTGTCATTAACTAATGGCCCTGACTGATTCGTTTCGCCTCCCCTCGTGTACATGTTGGTTCTCTCACACTACTAACGAGGAACTGGTTTGATGCCGTTTGACGGATGTATATATGATGCAAGACGTGTGAGATGAACATCATGTTCTTCGTTACATACGTatacaaaatggaaaaacaagaCCGGCaggattttcaatttaaaactaATTTCGTTGATCGATATCCGCAAACCGTCGGCGAACGCCGCCCCCGCACTTTTCCCACGAAGCGCAAACTACCCCGCAGGGGGTCCGATCTATAGACGAGAATTTACACAAGACAAACACGCTCCAGGGTGCGCAAGACTCATCAAAGCATTAGTGAATGTGTCTgtggatgtgtgtgtatagttcCCTGGGcgggctgttttttttttaaatcttttttggcAATAAGGTTCCAGGCAAAAATCGATAgacttcattttttcttctctaaaAATATACACGATCCTCTCTCCAGCGACCTTTCCAACTTGGATATTAAATacgtatatacgtatatacacTCCGTCATAGAGACTTTGCCTTTCATTATAGCCgcgcaccacacacacacgcggccAGGAGTTAAATAGACACACGTACGGGCGACTATTATTGTACGGAGCCTAGGCTGCGCCGATGGGTGGCGGGACTATCGGAGTGCGCGCCCGGAGAGCGGGCGATCGATTTCAATccgaatgtgtgtgtgtgtgtgtctgccggGCTGGTGCAGCAAAGACAGATGCGAGTGTATTGGGTGGAAAATAATAACGGGAAAGTCAAAGAGAATGGCGGGTGGGGGCTAcgtcaaaaaaagataaggtacatataacaataacaataaagAATGAAGACACGGCGAACCGGCTAGTGTTGAGAGAAATCGATGAAGCGAGAGCGCGGCCAGTGGCGGTACTCAATTCGTCCCAATCGGAGGCcaacagaaaaatatataagaaacacaacaaagaagaagaagaagaaaaagttgattcttttcaaaacttttgtgAGTGTCTGAGGGACTTTTTTCGATATAGTCGGAAGGGGCCAGAAGGTTTTCAGGTTTCGACAGAGTCATCAGTCGGGTCGTTTTGACGTTATTATCATCGACCATTCAGGCCAGCGCACAGCTCAAACTTTTTCATTTGTGCCCGTCCTTTTATCatcaccaattcacacccacTCTTGGTTGGAAGGTGGGAGCCTTTATCTTTCTGAACTAGGTCCCCTCCTCTCATTGAAACTCCAGTAATTTTGTAATTAGGTCAGAGATAACTTTTTTGCATATAAAATGTGTCTCAAATTGCGTTATATTGCAGCAGGCGGCCAAGATGAACACGACCGAGACGGGATTAGAAAATTCCATCCTGCTCCTGAATCCCGGCGAACATTTGGATTGCATCACCAAACAAAGGGCCAAGGGACCCACTGGGCGTCGACTGCCGCGCCAGGCCAAATCCCGACTCTATCCGGCGTCGGACGCcgtccagcaacagcagcgcaGCGAGAGCCTCCCGCGGCTAGAGCCGGCGGTCAACAACGATCCCGTCAACATCAGGTTGGGCAATGTCAAGCACGCCGCCATCATCCCTGGCAATCGTTTGATCAATCGCATGATGGAATTGGACAGCGTCGATGAAGACGAGTCCACTGTTGTCGTTGAGCCCGATCCTCCTCCACCAGTCCCGATCCTTAAAATTCCCGATGACGACAAACTCGCCGTTCCCGATCATTCCGGCTTCGATCAGTCGTGGTTTCTCGGGAGCGCTAGGGCGTCGTCTCTTGGTCCAATCACTTTATCGCCACCACCGCAAACCGAATTaatcggtggtggtggtggtgctggtgctgAACAATCCGACGCCCAGTCCTCGTCATCGACGTCCCTACCGACAGGCGTCACTTCTCGTCCGGCCAATCGATACTGGACTTGCAATTTCCTCTAatcaataacaataatatAACCTCCCCTCCCAACATagtagtttgtgtgtgtgtgtgttatctcTTTCCCGGTGCCACTTTTtggattcttttattatttttcaaattgttttttagttttttgttattttgcttGCCTGCATGCCTGCCTGCCACACATTGATCGTTtaggttttattttaatttgctaCATgtacatgtttgttttttgattattatttttgtgctgcatgtttctcttttttagtgGAAATGTCAAATGTTGATATGCATTGTGCCAACATATCGTCGCCGAAATGCGTGATATGTGCAATTAGATGTCGAGTTTCTAGCCAGCGcacgtatacatatatatataacccCCCTCATAATCTAACCTTATGTTCCTCTActatacacaacacacacgccCGCCCATGTCTGGATTTTTTCGTGTGATATGCTGCAAGTTCCGTTGTTGTCCCTAACTTGATATGATCATGTGAAGTTTGGTGGAATGCACGCGCTTCAATTACTGACGAGCCTGACTAATGAACTCGTCAGATGCCAACCTGAATCAGCTCAATTTGTCTAATGACGATGAAAATCAATGCTGATGACTGGCATCCGTTCAATGGCATTTCTCTCTCGGTAGATATACGAATGGTATAGATACGAAAGCGAATAAAGAGCTCGGGCTTACACATCaggagactctctctctcccccatcTAAACGCCTTCAATGCCAATCAATACCTGAAAGAGAAGTTGTGACTGCTGGAGGAGAAATGCCAAGCTGGATCTTAGATCTGCAGCGTGTATATAAAAGATCTTACAGATATATATGAGCCAGGAGAGACAAGAAGACGATTGGTGGTTCTCTGCTGTGACGGAGCAGAGCgggtctttcttttttttttttcttcgggtGGGATTGAACGACTGCAATCAATGGCGCTCACGCCAACCCAGTCCCGAAAGATACACATCGTccccctttcttcttcttatggtATATTGACACGAAGTAGTATACCCTCTggctctctctatctctcactTTCCCtcttcattattatttcctcTTGGCAATCGGCAGCAGCCATGGCAACCCAAAGTCTCCAAACCCAAATAGTTAATCTAAGAAACTCTCTGTCGGCCCCGCCGGCTGATTGATGTTCGATCGCCGGCTCTCCATCCAGCAGCTGACGCATTCAAATGAATATAAGAGTCGAGAGTGGTATTTGCATGCACCGATTGGGGCGATGATGAAACCATTCTTTAATCGATGAAGTGATGCTATCTACATTTTAAATGTActatctttaattttttgggtgaTTGATGGATGGATTTTTAGAAGCAGTCAGCTGAGCCGGGGCCATCTCAATCAGCAGCACAATCGCTCCTTTGATACCGGCCAGCATCATCAGAATAAGCGGGCGGCAGCTTACGCCTACAGTTCCAGCGAGGAGAGTTTGAATTTATCGTTCGCCCAGCAGCCGCcggatcagcagcagcaacaagacGAGGAGACGGTGGAGACGTTGTGCGAGATTCCTTTGATCCATCACTCGACCAGCACACCTTCGCTGGTCGCTCATCCGTCATTCGGCCAAATGGTGGCCAACAATCATTGGCTGAATATCGGATCCAGCAGCTCGACTCCACGACCAGTCACTTCCGGCAAGCGCCGCTCCGTTCAGCCTTACAGCTGCACCAGCACCGACGATCCGCCCGGATTGCCACACCAGTACCAGCTCCTGCTCCAGCAGACGGCCGCCATTAAAACGACGCTGTCCGGATTGGAAGCGGATTTCGGAGCGTCGAGACGCGACATGGGCTGGTTGCAGGAGAATCTGACGACCGTTCAAAGCGCCACCGGAAGCGTTTCCGACAAGGTCGTCAAGATGCAGTCGCAGGTGGCCAACATGGAGCGACAGATCAACGGAGCCGTCAAGGTTGGCCGGCAATAAATAAGCCCAGCAGTCGTCTGCTACCCCACCAAAAAATATCGCCCGGCTTATTAACGACCCCCTTCTTGCTTATTCCCTTATTCTCTCTTCACTAGATATCATTTGGAAACTCTTGCCAAATAACCCACACTCACACTTCTCTGGTTGATTCAATTAATACTATCTtcgttttcttccattttctgTGTGTCCCGCTTATTCTATATATACTAATGACTGTTGATTTAGTGAGTGCGTACTACCCCCCCTCCAGTGTCTGATTAACcctccccagcagcagcacgagaCTATGGTGTGTCCTTTAATACTCTGCAACTGTGTGCCCAATTTATTTTTGGCGGACAAGCGGGATATgagagcgtgtgtgtgtgtgatgcccGTGTGTTTGCGTGAGCGTCTGCTGTTTGATTGACGGTCATTGATTCGTTCCCCCCCCCCGTGTGTTGCCACTGAGCGAAACCGAGGAGCATATAATCGTTTTCCAGTGTGAAGAAGCAGTCAGGGTTGAATAATAAGATATACccgatgaaaaaaaggagaaaataacttaaaaacacacacacacaaagcatCTGTATGCATTATTTATCCAGTGACATATCATCTGTCAGGCCTATCAGTTCCAATCATCTAACtttaaacatttgttttaGGATTGAGAGTTATAAGGAAACGATTTCATGGTCTATTCATGTATGTGTTTATACGAaacatttttcccccttcagaATTCAACAATTTCCCTGCGAATAATCGACAGTCGTGTGTAGGATTGCGACGAGCTATCGCTTATGTCAGCTACGTAAAGAGTTATTCCAAGCCGATGTTAAGTTGCGAACCTgggcgtggtggtggtgctggctGGCTCCTGTGACAACGAATCAATAACGCGCATGCATAATCCTATACgtcatacccccccccccccccccccgtcgtGAATTCGCCTTCGTATTATATTCttagaaaacacaaaaagaaacatttctcctttttttttattatttttcgttgttgtttgtttgtctgttgAAATCCCTCCCGCGCGCTGTGCGACCGTCGAAATCGCGTTTGGCTTTTGTTTCGGTCAAAGCTGTTTACGACGATTTCGTGTAATACCTATTCTGCTGTACACGAGAGCGTTTGGGAATAGTCTATATTATACCCGACAGGTTTCGTGAAAGTAGATACGTATACACGGGGCGCgttcttattcttctctccttaTCAGCCGCGTGCAGCACCAAGAGCCCGGCTCGCCGTGGGGAATCACGATCGAATACATATAACATCTCTCCCTCGCCTACATGTACTTCTGTCTGTAATGGGGTCCGAAAAAGGGGAATGAGGAGTGATTTTATTGTGATGACGTCATGAAGGACTGGTGCTTGTGTATTTCAGTTGTTACATTCATATCGTTGCATGTTGTAGTTTGAAAGTGggaaacaaaatgaagaagaggaaatgttcaacaaaaagaaaaaggcaaaaataattcaaaacatCCTCTGAAACTAACAACTTTTTCGTTCTCTTTCACTGATACTAACCGATCGATGAATTGTTGATTATTCTAACAATAACACAATTACGCAGGAATGTCGACCATTTTTACATACTACCGAGGAGGAGATAAGCTGGTAAATGTAGGCGGCGTTAGACTTATTCTAAAGTACATATTATCCCGTCAGGAAGCGCAGCAGTTGCAGCAGAGGGCCAATGATGCGCTGAAATCGGCGTCGGATGCCGAACGTGACTTCCGGCGGCTGGAGAACGACTGCCAATCGTTGCTGAATCAGCTACTACGTCAACAGCAGTCATCGAATTCGTTGGCCGATCCACTGTGTCTCAGCCCAATGACTCCTCATCCGCCTGGAagcttgatgatgatgagcttccagcagcagcagcacggagCGGATACGAGCGGTCATCATTTCTCCTCTCAGCGCTCTTCCAGCCAACTCCCGCCGTTGGCACCCGTTCCGCAACTCAACATCCCGCCCACTTTCGATTTCGCTGCCCTGTTGACTAAATCTATGCCGATCGGATCGTCGGcagtggcggcggcggagcCCCGAATGAAATCCTCCTTCCGGAGCGAGGGTGTCAATAAGAACGGAACCAAATCCATTTCGTTCGGTCCGATCACGACGTACGCCACGTCTCCTACAACGGATCCTGATGATGTCATCCCGGCTGCCACCAGCACTCTGAGGAAGACCATCAGTCATAGCAGTGGGCCATCGTTCGTTCTTCCGGTTTCGGACTTTAATCAAAATTCCCCACATTCTATGATGACTTCTTAGACAacaattttctatcaatttcttatttaaacTGTTTAGGCCTCAaccaaaatattattttttatcataCAAGGATATATTCCCGGTGGATTCTCTGTTAAGGTTTGAGAATTATAGGgaaacatttgtttttttttcaattttcgttAGTCCTTTCAGAAGAAACGTGTGAACTTATTCGCCATTTGTGGGAATTCCAGCgattttttattgcttttcaaactaaaatttgtttggacttaatttgaattaaaactcctttttactttttttttgtatatcgACTAAttccaaatcttttttttccagcaaTGAAGTACTTCCATTtcctattcttcctttttattagTTTGAATTACTTTCCTACTTTACTTTTCATTTGGTTAttgtattttcgtttttttttaaattttgtttttaaatcagcaataaatagcaaaaatattagaaaaaaaaaatttcatttttattgaagGGTTATCTTTGTTTAGAATTTTAGATATCTAAACAACATGAAACCATGAAACTTAATTCCGTTGCAGGTTGCACCGATATTTTGCTTCTACGGAACGCCGAAGGACGGCACTGGGCAACTTTTGTGGAGCGCCTAATCCGTCAACAAAAatatgtaattaaaaaaaaaaaaagagttcgaTCACTTCGGTGAATTTGGAATTTTTGGATCAGCATCAGTGAAAAATGATTGCGTTCCGTTCAGTAAAAACGATATTCCGAACGTAGTTTTCAATGTTACCGCCAGATGGCTCTATATTTGTGAAGGATTCGGCCAATAGAAAGTTGGTCTGCTCTGCTTGCTGCTTCTGTGTTcaagtttctttgtttttacgGAGCAAATTCCACCCCAAAATAATGTAAGTAAATATATAACTTATTATACAGTATTATATTAttgtcatttttaaaatgcgagttttttctcattttttaaacaaaatctgaatttgtttttttttctaattccttgccaaagaaaagtccttggttaaaatgaaaaaaaaactcgcattttttacagaatctaggcattccatcatttcattttaaaaatataggaaaaacaaggaaaaatgattaaaaatggatAAAGACCTGCACAGATTTGAACCTAATACTACTCTAATGGGAATCCACCGCTATACCCACTAGGCTACTAATTACTTACTCAACTTAAAAATTGCTAACGTATGAATTCGAATCTTTCCTTGGCTATCCCCTTTCAAAACTGGCAATGCTGTGTCAGAAGGACAGGATGCCTTCTGGCTaggttgggtgggtgggtggaatCTTCCCCAACTTTTGCAGGGGCAAATGTACATTGACTGGCCTTATCTTACGTAGGCTATGCTGGTAGGTAACTATTAAGACCGTGAAGTTTATCAATCTGATTGACTTAATTTCGGTAGTTTTGAACATTGAATTCATGACCACCAGATTTCTTCTGTCTATGAGTCCAGAAAGACACAAATTGTCAAGTAAATACTCTCTGGGTCCATCCTGAAGGATCATAAATCTAGTGTAcacatcattttttaaaaagaagcttTACTTCTGATCAAGCTGGTTATGGAAGACAGGTAAAACCTGATGTCAGATAGTTAGGTTCTCTTTGCCAAGTCTTAAAGCTAAGAGAGGCccttttaattgtttgttctTGACCACATGCTAAGTTGGTTTACTCGATCATTGAGCTATGGCTTCTACATCCCATTTTTCTTAGTAACGCCCGAATAATACTCGCAAAATATACTATTTTAACTATATTACTATTATACTACCTCTCTCTCGGTCGAATCCATTCCTAATTCTTCGATAGTAAAGAGACGCATCTGTCGAGTATATTCGTTTTCCTCCGACTCTATCCTTCACTTCTGTTTTAATCTGTTCCTGCGTGTTTCTAAAATCCCCAAACATCTTTTGGTGCACATGGCAATCACATGCTATTACTCGTTGATGCGATAAAACAGTAGCATTACCGAAACGATGTTGCCTCCTATATCCATACGTCACTTCCCATCTATAATTAACTATTCTATCCCttgttatttgaataattctcctttttttttcttgtaggaGTTGTAGATTGTATACTGCTACAAAGATGTAGGGGTGCGGTCGAGGCAGGCATCAAGGATTGAAAGTCGTACATTTATTTCCTTCACCAGGTGATCAGCTGCATTTTGCAgtccctttttaaaattaaatttattcgattttctcaatttttatttgtcgatAGATTAATTGATAGATTACCGTAGCGCGACGGGGTAAGAGTTCTCATATTTCCTTGAGAACTTACTTGGCTTAAATTTACTTGGCTGTATGTGATACGTGCCAAGTTTGAGCAGGAGTTAAGGTGAGAATGACGAGTTGGGTAAGGAAAGTAAACCTCAATTGTCGGTGAACTCATTCAGCACTGCCTAGGAAGTCGTCACCTTGTGTATTAAGGAGCGTTCATCAATGAGTATTTCAGGGGCTGAGGGGGTAAAGGTGGAGTATTCTATCTGACGATGAAACAAACAAGGACATACCCGAGATGAGCTGCTTCCAGTGGCCTTTTCTTCTGAGTATTTTCAAGGGGTCGTGTGTTCCGTGAAGGTGAAGTTTTTTGtaccattttgtttgtttattaatttatatgtactattttctttgaattccCGTAGTTGCTGTCCGATCATGTGGGacgttgttgcagcctatgctGGTGAAAGATCTTTATGCATTAATTTAAACTGGCTGTTCCTTGGTGCTGGTGTCGTGTTACCGAAGTTGCatcattattttgttaaattgtcatTGGGTCTGTTTACCAGTTATATGTTAAGAAGGAACAGAAATGGGAAAGCGACAATAAACCACATAGACACTAGTCCTTTTAACATGTAGACACTAGAACTTTACAATAGAACATAAAAATAAGTCAGTTCTAGTGtcgtcaaaaatttacattttaaaatttagctaGGTCTAGTGTCTCTACTTCTAGTTCTAGCGTCTTCgaagacattttaaattttaacgttataaaatttacaaaatccaaattaaattttttaattccaaattGTCAAAGTTTTAACATAGTTTTAAATACTGTTTAGTTCTAGTGTCCTATAAGCTAGTTCTAGTGTCTCCttaatttaaaagttaaaaaagaaatgtttgttctattGTCTTCGATAACACTATGAGtgttaaatgttaaatttcaaCATGGGTTGCACTGAGCCAGCTCAGGCGCGGGTGAGCCCGTCGGCGGCACGGTATTTAAGCGATCCAAGCGGCTGATGGCCGCAACTCGTCCTTAGCGTCAGACGACTGTTTTGAAAATAGCTCACCCCCGCCTGAGCTAGCCCACCTCTTCGTTTGAACTGTCAGGTGCTTTAATTATTCGTTTACCAAGTGTTtctatttaccttttttaaagtGTGATTGTGATGGAGAACTCTGACTGTGAAAAAAGTGATGAAGGTGATTATCTTCAAGTGAAACAAACGAAAGTGTTtttg
The sequence above is drawn from the Daphnia pulicaria isolate SC F1-1A chromosome 1, SC_F0-13Bv2, whole genome shotgun sequence genome and encodes:
- the LOC124338262 gene encoding uncharacterized protein LOC124338262 isoform X3; translation: MPAVNTLPPPVAPGPVIQHDGPVMQLSGKGLLVPGSWKRRYCVLDGRRLYYYQLNGENQGHLHYRDKTSHYVDLDNYDICEEAKGIKTASNVLVISSSEIEKSFFDTGRLYLSAETAKEMNEWISQIRSAMSALRNGPAKAQPPPKSSSKSAAADVSTCSTAEQAAKMNTTETGLENSILLLNPGEHLDCITKQRAKGPTGRRLPRQAKSRLYPASDAVQQQQRSESLPRLEPAVNNDPVNIRSSQLSRGHLNQQHNRSFDTGQHHQNKRAAAYAYSSSEESLNLSFAQQPPDQQQQQDEETVETLCEIPLIHHSTSTPSLVAHPSFGQMVANNHWLNIGSSSSTPRPVTSGKRRSVQPYSCTSTDDPPGLPHQYQLLLQQTAAIKTTLSGLEADFGASRRDMGWLQENLTTVQSATGSVSDKVVKMQSQVANMERQINGAVKEAQQLQQRANDALKSASDAERDFRRLENDCQSLLNQLLRQQQSSNSLADPLCLSPMTPHPPGSLMMMSFQQQQHGADTSGHHFSSQRSSSQLPPLAPVPQLNIPPTFDFAALLTKSMPIGSSAVAAAEPRMKSSFRSEGVNKNGTKSISFGPITTYATSPTTDPDDVIPAATSTLRKTISHSSGPSFVLPVSDFNQNSPHSMMTS